The Salvelinus namaycush isolate Seneca chromosome 13, SaNama_1.0, whole genome shotgun sequence genome includes a region encoding these proteins:
- the LOC120058173 gene encoding interferon regulatory factor 2-like isoform X2 has product MPVERMRMRPWLEEQINSCLIPGLKWVNREKRIFQIPWMHAARHGWDLEKDAPLFKNWAIHTGKYQLGIDKPDPKTWKANFRCAMNSLPDIEEVKDKSIKKGTNAFRVYKMLSASERQTKKGKKKREKEGKNKEQVEPRSSSTESMNGSVEDHEVVKVELKDEVKEEYITDCTEYLHPGSRSPGDDQLIIDDLPYVCQTIEVTTENEEQSVSSSHPYPLQISPVSSYGESDTDSVHSEEDSKGHLRGGLWGSRLASSVLRVPSCSLPSMATFVTTGKVTNFKVTSTRDPMPLISYNNSPWKRDMPAAQHTPSEQASSSQASAAETRASVIVKTSDISKSSVKTC; this is encoded by the exons GAGAAGAGGATCTTCCAGATTCCATGGATGCATGCTGCAAGACATGGCTGGGATTTGGAAAAAGATGCTCCTTTATTCAAGAACTGGGCCATTCATACAG GAAAATACCAACTAGGGATCGACAAACCAGACCCGAAAACATGGAAGGCCAATTTCCGCTGTGCAATGAACTCTCTGCCTGATATTGAGGAGGTGAAAGACAAGAGCATCAAGAAGGGAACTAACGCTTTCAGGGTATACAAGATGCTTTCTGCGTCAGAGCGCCAGACCAAAAAAG GAAAGAAAAAGAGGGAAAAAGAGGGAAAAAACAAG GAACAGGTGGAGCCCAGGTCCTCATCCACGGAGAGCATGAATGGGTCTGTTGAAGACCATGAAGTGGTGAAGGTAGAGTTGAAGGATGAAGTGAAAGAGGAGTACATTACAGACTGCACAG AATATCTTCATCCGGGCAGTCGCAGCCCTGGGGATGACCAGCTGATCATCGATGACCTGCCATATGTGTGTCAGACCATCGAGGTGACCACGGAGAATGAGGAGCAGTCGGTCAGCTCCAGCCACCCGTATCCACTCCAGATCTCCCCTGTGTCCTCGTATGGAG AGAGTGACACAGACAGTGTGCACAGTGAAGAGGACTCTAAGGGG CATCTTCGTGGCGGGCTGTGGGGATCACGTTTAGCTTCCTCTGTGCTGAGAGTACCATCGTGCTCACTACCCAGCATGGCCACCTTTGTCACTACTGGAAAGGTAACCAACTTCAAAGTGACCAGCACCAGGGACCCCATGCCCCTCATCAGCTACAACAACAGCCCCTGGAAAAGGGACATGCCAGCAGCCCAGCACACTCCTTCAGAGCAGGCTTCCTCCAGCCAGGCCTCTGCTGCAGAGACCCGAGCCAGCGTTATCGTGAAGACCTCAGACATCTCTAAGTCCTCTGTCAAGACCTGCTGA